The genomic window AACAGCAAGGATTGTTCTAAGGTATAATACAGAAGAGAGGTCATCACCCTGGCACCTTGAAGGTGGCAGGCATAGTATCCTCTTCCAGAGGTTACGAAAACCTGCCCCTTTGGGGTAGGTTATTTATCTTCTACAAATATCCAAGAAGTTAGAATAAAGAATGCGAAGTGGGAATCATACAATCAGTCAATTGCAAGTCCATGTTGTTTGGGTAACGAAGTATCGATATCATGTACTCAAAGGTGATGTACAAAAAAGATGTAGAGATCTCATTATTCAAGTGTGTGATGCTGAAGATATTCGGATACTAAAAGGAGTGGTAAGTAAAGACCATGTCCATATGCATATCGAATATCCACCAAGCCTGTCAGTGAGTGATATTGTTAAAAAACTCAAAGGACGGACATCGAGAAAACTACAGATGGAGTTCAAAGAGTTGTCCAAACGATATTGGGGGAAACATTTTTGGGCAATAGGGTATGGTGTGTGGAGTACGGGGAATGTGACACAGGATATGGTGGATGAATACCTTGAACACCACAGAAACCCATCAAATAAAGATATGGGGACAATGATCCTGGAATAAGCAAAAGCAGAGCCATTGCGTAGCGTAGCCCGGACTTT from Sulfurovum riftiae includes these protein-coding regions:
- the tnpA gene encoding IS200/IS605 family transposase, with the protein product MRSGNHTISQLQVHVVWVTKYRYHVLKGDVQKRCRDLIIQVCDAEDIRILKGVVSKDHVHMHIEYPPSLSVSDIVKKLKGRTSRKLQMEFKELSKRYWGKHFWAIGYGVWSTGNVTQDMVDEYLEHHRNPSNKDMGTMILE